From Burkholderia savannae, a single genomic window includes:
- a CDS encoding MetQ/NlpA family ABC transporter substrate-binding protein produces the protein MQRFVSIFRRAAGGAAFAIAATLAHAGGPALKIGTMSGPDAQIWTEVTKVAARDGLAIKVIEFNDYVQPNAALDAGDLDANGFQHQPFLDSQIKQRGYKIVSVGLTYTSPMGFYSKKLKSLKDLPVGAKIGIQNDPSNGNRALLLLQKYGVVKLKPGAGANGVNATPLDVAENPKKIKLVELDAAQLPRALPDLDAASINTDYAVKAGLSPVKDAIAIEDLKGPYANLIAVRAQDRDKPWVKKLVAAYESDDVRKFIETKFNGAIIPAF, from the coding sequence ATGCAACGATTTGTTTCGATCTTCCGCCGGGCGGCCGGCGGCGCGGCGTTTGCAATCGCGGCGACGCTCGCGCACGCGGGCGGCCCGGCGCTGAAGATCGGCACGATGAGCGGCCCGGACGCGCAGATCTGGACGGAGGTGACGAAGGTCGCCGCGCGCGACGGGCTTGCGATCAAGGTGATCGAATTCAACGATTACGTGCAGCCGAACGCGGCGCTCGACGCCGGGGATCTCGACGCGAACGGCTTCCAGCACCAGCCGTTCCTCGACAGCCAGATCAAGCAGCGCGGCTACAAGATCGTGAGCGTCGGGCTCACGTACACGTCGCCGATGGGCTTCTATTCGAAGAAGCTCAAATCGCTGAAGGATCTGCCCGTCGGCGCGAAAATCGGGATTCAGAACGATCCGTCGAACGGCAACCGCGCGCTTCTGCTGCTGCAGAAGTACGGGGTCGTCAAGCTGAAGCCGGGCGCCGGCGCGAACGGCGTGAACGCGACGCCGCTCGACGTCGCCGAGAATCCGAAGAAGATCAAGCTCGTCGAGCTCGACGCCGCGCAGCTGCCGCGCGCGCTGCCGGATCTCGACGCGGCGTCGATCAACACCGACTACGCGGTGAAGGCGGGGCTGTCGCCGGTGAAGGACGCGATCGCGATCGAGGACCTGAAGGGCCCGTACGCGAACCTGATCGCGGTGCGTGCGCAGGATAGGGACAAGCCTTGGGTGAAGAAGCTCGTCGCCGCGTACGAATCGGACGACGTGCGCAAATTCATCGAAACGAAATTCAACGGTGCGATCATTCCGGCGTTCTGA